The proteins below come from a single Aegilops tauschii subsp. strangulata cultivar AL8/78 chromosome 6, Aet v6.0, whole genome shotgun sequence genomic window:
- the LOC120967141 gene encoding uncharacterized protein, with product MAEEPSAKRPRGETSDQSTEVDDVQVPGQKHDYKVHLKEVDIHGKEKLDVVCTSNPEEADKMISRILKRVCGLYPQYIGVDVEYTREDEPPQRAAVLQLCVEELCLVYHITAATKWPKSLRPFLKEDMFYTFAGFSIEGDKEMLRSSCLEINPDKYIDIQRKWRVPFKGRKRYHSLADVAGSVIHPFYKQMKDKIDRVEDHKLWGISPLPNYLIEYAAIDAYATYESWKRIENIREGLESAKEAEKNYDDPYYGY from the exons ATGGCGGAGGAACCATCTGCCAAGCGTCCCCGTGGTGAGACATCCGACCAGAGCACCGAGGTCGACGATGTTCAGGTCCCCGGTCAGAAGCACGACTACAAAGTGCACCTCAAGGAGGTTGACATCCACGGCAAGGAAAAGCTGGATGTCGTATGCACCAGCAATCCTGAGGAAGCTGACAAGATGATCAGCAGGATCCTAAAGAGGGTCTGCGGCTTGTACCCTCAGTACATCGGCGTTGATGTCGAGTATACCAGGGAGGACGAACCTCCGCAGAGGGCAGCGGTTCTACAGTTATGCGTGGAGGAACTCTGTTTGGTATATCACATCACCGCGGCAACAAAATG GCCCAAGAGCCTGCGCCCGTTCCTGAAGGAGGACATGTTCTACACCTTCGCCGGCTTCAGTATTGAAGGTGACAAAGAGATGCTGCGAAGTTCTTGTTTGGAGATCAACCCCGACAAGTACATCGACATCCAGCGCAAATGGAGAGTTCCTTTCAAGGGAAGAAAGAGGTACCACTCTTTGGCTGATGTTGCAGGGAGCGTGATCCACCCATTCTACAAACAGATGAAGGATAAGATTGATAGGGTTGAAGACCATAAACTGTGGGGGATCAGCCCACTGCCAAATTACCTCATTGAGTATGCAGCGATAGATGCGTACGCCACCTACGAGTCGTGGAAGAGAATTGAAAACATCAGAGAAGGTCTGGAGAGTGCAAAAGAGGCAGAGAAGAATTATGACGATCCTTACTACGGATACTAG